A genomic window from Shewanella vesiculosa includes:
- a CDS encoding GNAT family N-acetyltransferase: MEINLFSDRLILRNLQTKDWPNFLRLHLDKDINQYIRRIESESDIVAKFEQRKAAWQFESGEWLSLVIEQIDTNEFVGLIGFRCDDAQLNRAEVGYLIAPEKHGFGFATESLRAVTDWGALQFNMHKYIGICDQHNTASRRVLEKVGFILEGTLRHNNCIDQIWSDDCYMGLLTAQRE, from the coding sequence ATGGAAATAAATCTTTTTAGCGATCGGTTGATATTACGAAATTTACAAACGAAGGATTGGCCGAACTTTCTTCGCTTGCACCTCGATAAAGATATAAATCAATATATTCGCCGTATTGAATCTGAGTCAGATATCGTTGCTAAATTTGAGCAACGTAAAGCCGCTTGGCAATTTGAATCTGGTGAATGGTTATCTCTGGTCATTGAGCAGATCGACACGAATGAGTTTGTCGGCCTTATTGGCTTTCGATGTGATGATGCTCAATTAAACAGAGCAGAGGTGGGTTACCTTATTGCACCAGAAAAGCACGGTTTTGGATTCGCTACTGAAAGCTTGCGAGCAGTAACCGACTGGGGAGCTTTGCAATTTAATATGCATAAATACATCGGTATTTGTGACCAACACAATACCGCTTCACGTAGAGTCCTTGAGAAAGTCGGTTTCATTCTTGAAGGAACGTTAAGACATAATAACTGTATTGATCAAATATGGTCAGATGATTGCTATATGGGATTGTTGACAGCGCAAAGAGAGTAA
- a CDS encoding FeoA family protein, whose protein sequence is MKLSELKPGDQAIISEIGQLTLPQTVKRKLLSMGITPNTRFHFIRRAPMGSGVELDLRGSKLCMRCDLADIIEVVLKND, encoded by the coding sequence ATGAAGCTGAGTGAACTTAAGCCAGGTGATCAGGCAATTATTTCTGAAATCGGTCAATTAACTTTACCGCAAACGGTTAAACGTAAATTGTTATCCATGGGCATTACTCCCAACACTCGTTTTCATTTTATTCGCCGTGCCCCTATGGGCTCGGGTGTTGAGTTAGATTTACGTGGCAGTAAACTATGTATGCGTTGTGATTTAGCCGATATTATCGAGGTAGTTCTAAAAAATGACTAA
- the feoB gene encoding Fe(2+) transporter permease subunit FeoB, giving the protein MTKQFHCVTVGNPNAGKSTLFNALTGASQQVGNWSGVTVEKKTGKFSDSGIDIFLTDLPGIYDLLPAGNSCDCSLDEQIAQAYLSNQQVDAIINLVDATNVERHLYLTTQLRELGIPIIVVINKIDAAKKLGININVDDMSVRLGCPVIAISSRNQADVKHLQTELLSLLKKGNTAASLLLQYHADIEASVIALQIQNDAQGLTELSRGQALAILANSHGNDCGSSETQLHDTVRQCTQRVEQAGQDIDIMIATTRYDFVQQVFEASVSTGTHVSVTDRLDKVVLHPLLGIPIFLFVMYLMFLFSINVGNAFIDFFDITAGAIFVDHFGALLSSIGSPDWIVTILAGGVGQGIQTVATFIPVVAALFLALSVLEGSGYMARAAFVVDGLMRRIGLPGKAFVPMIVGFGCSVPAIMATRTLGSERERIVTGMMAPFMSCSARLPVYALFAAAFFPQSGQNLVFLLYIIGIFAAIGTGLLLRKTVLPGTSSAVVMELPSYEMPKSKAVFSRTTKRTKSFIMGAGKTIIIVVTLLNFINAIGTDGSFGHEDSKESMLSVASQQITPLFRPMGIEQDNWAATVGIITGIFAKEAVVGTLNSLYSNDEGEQVELVSIWDSVKIGLATIPANLLGIEAGDPLSIAIAGISDLDEAAIALSVDSTTFSALQTGFKSQIAAFSYLLFILLYTPCVAAMGALVHEFGTKWARFAAIWTFSLAYGSATVVYQGATFTQHPLQSASWIGFFVMALIGFYFWLNKKGRKAQQIIPGIRIITE; this is encoded by the coding sequence ATGACTAAACAATTTCATTGTGTCACTGTGGGCAATCCAAACGCGGGTAAATCGACTCTTTTTAATGCCCTTACTGGCGCTAGCCAGCAGGTGGGTAATTGGTCAGGTGTTACCGTAGAAAAGAAGACTGGGAAGTTTAGTGACTCTGGTATAGATATTTTTCTCACCGATTTACCCGGTATTTATGATCTATTACCTGCCGGAAATAGTTGTGATTGTTCACTTGATGAACAAATTGCGCAAGCGTATCTTTCAAACCAACAAGTGGACGCTATCATCAACTTAGTTGATGCAACCAATGTTGAGCGTCATCTGTATTTGACTACCCAATTACGTGAGTTAGGCATTCCTATTATCGTTGTCATTAATAAAATTGACGCAGCGAAAAAGCTGGGGATTAACATTAATGTCGACGACATGTCGGTCCGCCTCGGTTGTCCTGTCATTGCAATTAGCTCTCGAAATCAAGCCGATGTTAAGCATCTACAAACTGAACTATTGTCATTATTGAAAAAAGGTAATACCGCAGCATCTTTATTATTGCAGTATCATGCTGATATAGAAGCAAGTGTTATTGCTTTACAGATACAAAATGATGCACAAGGGCTTACAGAGCTAAGTCGTGGACAAGCACTGGCTATTTTAGCTAACAGCCATGGTAATGACTGTGGTTCCAGTGAAACCCAATTACATGACACGGTAAGACAATGTACTCAACGGGTTGAACAAGCCGGTCAAGACATCGATATTATGATCGCCACCACCCGTTATGATTTTGTTCAACAGGTGTTTGAGGCATCAGTAAGTACTGGCACACATGTTAGTGTCACCGATAGGCTTGATAAAGTCGTGTTACATCCACTGCTGGGTATCCCTATCTTCTTGTTTGTCATGTACCTAATGTTTTTATTTAGTATTAATGTTGGTAATGCATTTATTGATTTCTTTGATATTACTGCTGGCGCTATTTTTGTGGATCATTTTGGTGCCTTGTTGTCGTCAATAGGCTCGCCAGATTGGATTGTAACCATTTTGGCTGGCGGCGTTGGCCAAGGTATTCAAACTGTTGCGACCTTTATTCCTGTTGTTGCGGCACTATTTTTGGCTCTCTCGGTACTTGAAGGCTCAGGCTATATGGCTCGAGCAGCTTTTGTTGTTGATGGTCTAATGCGTCGCATTGGTTTACCGGGTAAAGCTTTTGTGCCTATGATTGTTGGTTTTGGTTGCTCGGTGCCTGCCATTATGGCAACGAGAACCTTAGGCAGTGAGCGTGAACGTATCGTTACTGGAATGATGGCGCCATTCATGTCTTGCAGTGCTCGGCTACCGGTTTATGCATTATTTGCCGCGGCATTTTTCCCGCAGTCTGGTCAAAATTTAGTATTTTTACTGTACATTATTGGTATTTTTGCCGCGATAGGTACTGGGTTATTATTACGAAAAACAGTTTTGCCTGGAACCAGTAGCGCTGTTGTCATGGAATTGCCAAGTTATGAAATGCCTAAATCTAAAGCGGTTTTCTCTCGCACCACGAAACGCACTAAAAGCTTTATTATGGGCGCAGGTAAAACTATCATTATCGTCGTCACACTGCTGAACTTTATCAATGCTATCGGTACTGATGGCTCCTTTGGACATGAAGATAGTAAAGAATCCATGCTCAGTGTTGCCAGTCAACAAATTACCCCATTGTTTAGGCCTATGGGAATAGAGCAAGATAACTGGGCGGCAACCGTAGGTATTATCACCGGTATTTTTGCTAAAGAAGCTGTCGTCGGTACATTGAATAGTTTATATAGCAATGATGAAGGCGAACAAGTTGAACTGGTTTCAATTTGGGATAGCGTCAAAATAGGTTTAGCCACTATTCCTGCAAATTTACTTGGTATTGAGGCAGGAGACCCATTATCGATTGCTATCGCAGGTATTAGTGATTTAGATGAAGCTGCCATCGCATTATCTGTTGACTCTACGACCTTCAGTGCGCTGCAAACGGGCTTTAAAAGTCAGATAGCGGCGTTCTCATACTTGTTATTTATTTTGCTTTATACCCCGTGTGTGGCCGCTATGGGAGCTTTGGTGCATGAGTTTGGTACCAAATGGGCGCGTTTTGCTGCTATTTGGACATTCTCATTAGCCTACGGCTCAGCTACAGTTGTATATCAAGGGGCTACCTTTACTCAGCATCCTCTGCAATCTGCCAGTTGGATCGGCTTTTTCGTAATGGCTTTGATTGGTTTTTATTTTTGGTTAAACAAAAAGGGCAGAAAGGCTCAACAAATTATTCCTGGAATACGCATCATCACTGAGTAG
- the glnS gene encoding glutamine--tRNA ligase, with protein sequence MSHMDTEVRPSNFIRNIIDEDLKSGKHSQVHTRFPPEPNGYLHIGHAKSICLNFGIAKDYQGQCNLRFDDTNPEKEDINYVKSIQEDVRWLGFEWSGDIRYSSNYFDQLHQYAVELITKGLAYVCFLNGEQTREHRGTLKEPGKNSPYRDTSVEENLALFEKMRLGEFKEGECALRAKIDMASPFMCMRDPIIYRIRFAHHHQTGDKWCIYPMYDFTHCISDAIENITHSICTLEFQDNRRLYDWVLDHLDDFQAPNRTRQYEFSRLNLEYTLMSKRKLNDLVTRNLVDGWDDPRMPTIAGLRRRGYTPASIREFCLRIGVTKQENLVEVGMLDACIREELNEHAPRAMAVLRPIKIVIENYPNAQPEAITAPAHPNNEAMGTRELFFGKELFIDVEDFKEEANKHFKRLVLGKEVRLRNAYIIKAERCDKDADGNVTTVYCSYDADTLGKNPADGRKVKGVIHWVDAATAKPAEFRIYDRLFTKENPATFETVDEVINPQSLVVLNGLVEPSLVNAPAEKSYQFEREGYFCADSKDSSADHLVFNLTVPLRDTFA encoded by the coding sequence ATGAGTCATATGGACACTGAAGTACGTCCAAGTAACTTCATTCGTAATATCATAGACGAAGACCTAAAAAGCGGTAAGCACAGCCAAGTACATACACGCTTTCCACCGGAACCAAACGGGTATTTACATATTGGCCATGCTAAATCTATTTGCTTGAATTTTGGTATCGCAAAAGATTACCAAGGTCAATGTAACTTACGTTTCGATGATACTAACCCTGAAAAAGAAGATATTAACTATGTTAAGTCTATTCAGGAAGATGTGCGTTGGTTAGGGTTTGAATGGTCTGGCGATATCCGTTATTCATCAAATTATTTTGACCAATTACATCAGTATGCCGTTGAGTTAATCACCAAAGGTCTCGCTTATGTTTGTTTCTTAAATGGGGAACAAACCAGAGAACATCGTGGTACGTTAAAAGAGCCGGGTAAAAATAGCCCTTATCGTGATACCAGTGTTGAAGAGAACCTCGCATTATTTGAAAAAATGCGTCTAGGCGAATTCAAAGAAGGTGAATGTGCTCTGCGCGCAAAAATAGACATGGCATCGCCATTTATGTGCATGCGCGATCCTATTATTTACCGTATCCGTTTTGCTCACCATCATCAAACAGGTGATAAGTGGTGCATTTATCCAATGTATGACTTCACCCATTGTATTTCTGATGCGATCGAAAATATCACCCATTCGATTTGTACGTTAGAGTTCCAAGATAACCGCCGCTTATATGACTGGGTACTGGATCATTTAGATGATTTTCAAGCACCAAACCGTACTCGTCAATATGAGTTTTCGCGTTTAAATCTTGAATATACTCTGATGTCTAAACGTAAATTAAACGATTTAGTTACCCGTAACTTAGTCGACGGTTGGGATGATCCGCGTATGCCAACTATCGCTGGCCTTCGTCGTCGTGGCTATACTCCTGCATCAATTCGAGAGTTTTGCTTGCGTATAGGCGTTACTAAACAAGAAAACTTAGTCGAAGTAGGCATGCTAGATGCGTGTATTCGTGAAGAGCTTAACGAACATGCCCCTCGTGCAATGGCTGTTTTAAGACCGATTAAAATCGTGATTGAAAACTACCCTAATGCACAACCAGAAGCCATTACGGCGCCTGCTCATCCTAATAATGAGGCTATGGGCACTCGTGAGTTATTTTTTGGCAAAGAACTTTTTATTGATGTAGAAGATTTTAAAGAAGAGGCTAATAAGCATTTCAAACGTCTTGTACTCGGTAAAGAAGTCCGCCTTCGTAATGCTTACATCATCAAAGCTGAACGTTGTGATAAAGATGCTGATGGCAATGTCACTACCGTTTATTGTAGTTACGATGCAGATACTTTAGGTAAAAACCCTGCCGATGGCCGTAAAGTTAAAGGCGTGATTCATTGGGTTGACGCGGCAACGGCGAAACCAGCTGAGTTTCGTATCTATGATCGTCTATTTACCAAAGAAAATCCTGCGACGTTTGAAACTGTCGATGAGGTCATTAATCCACAGTCTTTGGTGGTGTTAAATGGCCTAGTGGAACCTAGTTTAGTCAATGCTCCTGCTGAGAAATCTTATCAGTTTGAGCGAGAAGGTTATTTCTGCGCAGACAGCAAAGACTCCAGCGCTGATCACTTAGTATTTAACTTAACGGTACCGTTAAGAGATACCTTTGCTTAA
- the miaE gene encoding tRNA isopentenyl-2-thiomethyl-A-37 hydroxylase MiaE gives MQQLLAPIHDFLGCETPDLWIEKAKQPSQLIPLLIDHCNCELKAAQTAILMIRKYAIDKNSAHLLKAWAKPYEDFVYQQDRDAHAFLARDSKKNDITSELVANEQLAYSADVMSKMVRLIKEEFHHFEQVLQIMTARGIDYSNIRAGGYARQLIIHVRTHEPLTIIDKLIIGAFIEARSCERFAKIAPHLDDELAKFYTSLLRSEARHFQDYLALAQDIAGVDVSERIDYFRQIEKRLILAEDSEFRFHSGVPSQ, from the coding sequence ATGCAGCAATTACTTGCGCCAATTCATGACTTTTTAGGTTGTGAGACCCCAGACCTTTGGATTGAAAAAGCAAAACAACCGTCGCAACTAATCCCATTGCTTATTGACCATTGCAACTGCGAGCTCAAAGCTGCGCAAACAGCTATTTTAATGATCCGCAAATATGCGATTGATAAAAATAGCGCTCATCTATTAAAGGCTTGGGCAAAGCCCTATGAGGATTTTGTTTACCAACAAGATCGTGATGCACATGCCTTTTTGGCTCGCGATAGTAAAAAGAATGATATCACTAGTGAATTAGTCGCCAATGAGCAGTTAGCTTATAGCGCTGATGTCATGAGTAAAATGGTGCGCCTGATCAAAGAAGAGTTCCATCATTTTGAACAAGTACTACAGATTATGACGGCACGAGGTATTGATTACAGTAATATTCGCGCAGGCGGTTATGCCAGGCAATTGATCATTCATGTGCGAACCCATGAGCCACTGACCATTATTGATAAATTAATTATTGGGGCGTTTATTGAAGCGCGTTCGTGTGAGCGATTTGCTAAAATTGCGCCACACTTAGATGATGAGCTGGCTAAGTTTTACACCTCATTACTTCGCTCTGAAGCTCGGCATTTTCAAGACTATTTAGCCCTTGCTCAAGATATAGCAGGCGTTGATGTCAGCGAACGAATTGATTACTTTCGACAAATTGAGAAGAGATTGATTTTGGCTGAGGACAGCGAATTTCGTTTTCACAGTGGTGTGCCGAGTCAATAG
- a CDS encoding UDP-2,3-diacylglucosamine diphosphatase, whose amino-acid sequence MKTTIFVGDLHLSADRPDITQAFMYFLNHGLDDAEALYIIGDLFEVWMGDDIAESFSVAIADAIKMVSNTLPVYFIHGNRDFMVGKQFCQRAGMQVLPEVYCIDLYGVDTVILHGDSLCTLDVDYQRFRRFRSFRVVRWLYARLPKKTRLNIAAKIRQKSVQGNQQKHYEIMDVEPSAVTELLASTGCQRMIHGHTHRPAIHQLSATHQRVVVGDWYTQGSVLNVNEHGCELVTLPFSDTK is encoded by the coding sequence TTGAAAACAACAATCTTTGTGGGCGATTTGCACTTAAGTGCTGATCGTCCTGATATTACTCAAGCCTTCATGTATTTTCTAAATCATGGTTTAGACGATGCTGAAGCGCTTTATATCATTGGCGATCTATTCGAAGTGTGGATGGGTGATGATATTGCTGAGTCATTTAGTGTTGCTATCGCTGATGCAATCAAAATGGTATCAAACACGTTACCTGTGTACTTTATTCATGGTAATCGTGACTTTATGGTGGGTAAACAATTTTGCCAACGAGCAGGCATGCAAGTATTACCTGAAGTGTATTGTATCGACTTGTACGGTGTGGATACTGTTATTTTGCATGGTGATAGCCTTTGCACACTTGATGTTGACTATCAGCGATTCAGACGCTTTAGAAGCTTTAGAGTCGTGCGCTGGTTATATGCTCGCTTACCTAAAAAGACACGCTTAAACATTGCTGCAAAAATTCGTCAAAAAAGTGTCCAAGGTAATCAACAAAAACACTACGAAATTATGGATGTTGAACCAAGCGCAGTAACTGAACTGCTGGCGAGTACTGGCTGCCAACGCATGATCCATGGTCATACCCATCGTCCGGCGATTCATCAATTATCTGCAACACATCAACGCGTAGTAGTGGGCGACTGGTATACTCAAGGTAGCGTATTAAATGTGAATGAACATGGGTGCGAGTTAGTTACACTGCCCTTCTCAGACACAAAATAG
- a CDS encoding peptidylprolyl isomerase → MITLHTNMGDITLQLNEEKAPITAANFMQYVEDGFFEGTIFHRVIDGFMIQGGGFTEDMSQKSVKASIKNEASNGLSNRKGTVAMARTSDPHSATAQFFINVKDNTFLDFKSETSQGWGYCVFGEVVEGLDIIEQIKNVPTGNNGMHQDVPLEAIVIKSVSVKA, encoded by the coding sequence ATGATTACTTTACATACCAATATGGGCGATATTACTTTACAACTAAATGAAGAAAAGGCGCCTATTACTGCCGCTAACTTTATGCAGTATGTTGAAGATGGCTTTTTCGAAGGTACTATTTTTCACCGTGTTATTGACGGTTTTATGATCCAAGGTGGTGGTTTCACTGAAGACATGAGCCAAAAAAGTGTTAAAGCATCAATCAAAAACGAAGCTAGCAACGGTTTATCTAACCGCAAAGGCACTGTTGCAATGGCGCGAACCTCTGATCCTCATTCAGCAACTGCACAGTTTTTCATTAACGTCAAAGACAATACGTTCCTTGATTTTAAATCAGAAACCTCGCAAGGCTGGGGTTACTGTGTGTTTGGTGAAGTCGTTGAAGGGTTAGACATCATTGAGCAAATCAAAAATGTCCCAACAGGTAATAATGGTATGCATCAAGATGTACCATTAGAAGCTATTGTGATCAAAAGCGTTAGCGTTAAAGCGTAA
- the folD gene encoding bifunctional methylenetetrahydrofolate dehydrogenase/methenyltetrahydrofolate cyclohydrolase FolD, with amino-acid sequence MTAQLIDGKAIAQSIRTTLKQKVALRRQAGFRAPGLAVILVGSDAASQVYVGSKRRACEEVGFESQSFDLDTSTTQAELLALIDECNANPNIDGILVQLPLPDHIDDSKVIEHIRPDKDVDGFHPYNVGRLAQRIPVLRSCTPMGIMTLIKSTGIDTYGLDATVVGASNIVGRPMTLELLLAGCTTTTCHRFTKNLEQKVRQADLLVVAVGKPGFIPGEWIKPGAIVIDVGINRLENGNLVGDVEFNIAAEKAAFITPVPGGVGPMTIASLLENTLYACEQYHS; translated from the coding sequence ATGACTGCTCAACTTATTGACGGTAAAGCCATTGCACAATCTATCCGCACCACACTAAAACAAAAAGTAGCACTTCGAAGACAAGCTGGATTCCGCGCGCCAGGTCTTGCGGTTATTTTAGTGGGCAGTGATGCCGCATCTCAAGTCTATGTGGGCAGTAAACGCAGAGCTTGTGAAGAAGTCGGTTTTGAATCTCAATCTTTTGACCTGGACACAAGTACAACCCAAGCTGAACTATTAGCGTTAATCGATGAGTGTAATGCTAATCCCAATATTGACGGGATCTTAGTACAACTTCCTTTACCTGATCATATTGATGATTCAAAAGTCATTGAGCATATTCGTCCAGATAAAGATGTTGATGGTTTTCATCCATACAATGTTGGCCGTTTAGCTCAACGTATCCCGGTTCTGCGCTCATGTACGCCGATGGGGATTATGACGTTAATCAAATCTACCGGTATTGATACTTACGGTTTGGATGCTACTGTTGTCGGAGCGTCGAACATTGTCGGCCGTCCAATGACACTGGAACTCTTATTAGCTGGTTGTACTACAACCACCTGTCATCGTTTTACCAAAAACTTAGAGCAAAAAGTGCGTCAAGCCGATTTATTGGTTGTTGCTGTGGGTAAGCCTGGTTTCATTCCTGGTGAGTGGATAAAACCTGGCGCTATTGTGATTGATGTCGGTATTAATCGCTTGGAAAACGGCAATTTAGTCGGTGATGTGGAATTTAATATTGCCGCCGAAAAAGCCGCATTTATAACTCCGGTTCCTGGCGGCGTTGGTCCAATGACCATTGCGAGCTTATTAGAGAATACTCTTTATGCTTGCGAGCAGTATCATAGCTAG